In Fusobacterium canifelinum, a genomic segment contains:
- a CDS encoding response regulator transcription factor has product MYKLMIADDEPLIRRGIKQLIDLSSLQIGEIHEASTGEEALKVFEEFKPEIVLMDINMPKIDGLSVAKKIKSINPDTKIAIITGYNYFDYAQTAIKIGVEDYILKPISKSDVSEIIVKLVSSLQKERKDKEIEKVLEKITTVDTQDNIVKNNYKELIQNIIEESYTDSQFTLSVLSEKLDLSSGYLSIMFKKNFGIPFQDYLLQKRMEKAKLLLLTTELKNYEIAEQVGFEDVNYFITKFKKYYQITPKQYRETVLKNENE; this is encoded by the coding sequence GTGTATAAGTTAATGATTGCAGATGATGAACCTTTAATTAGGAGGGGTATAAAACAACTAATAGATTTATCTTCTTTACAAATTGGAGAAATTCATGAGGCTTCAACGGGAGAAGAGGCATTAAAAGTATTTGAGGAGTTTAAACCAGAAATTGTTTTAATGGATATTAATATGCCAAAAATTGACGGATTATCGGTTGCAAAAAAGATAAAATCAATAAATCCTGATACAAAAATAGCAATCATTACAGGATATAATTATTTTGATTATGCACAAACAGCTATTAAAATTGGAGTAGAAGATTATATTTTAAAGCCAATTTCAAAGTCAGATGTTTCAGAGATTATTGTAAAATTAGTTAGTTCCTTGCAAAAGGAAAGAAAAGATAAGGAAATTGAAAAAGTATTAGAAAAAATAACAACAGTAGATACACAAGATAACATTGTAAAAAATAATTATAAAGAATTAATACAAAATATTATTGAAGAAAGCTATACTGATAGTCAATTTACCTTATCTGTTCTCTCTGAAAAATTAGATTTAAGTTCAGGATATTTAAGTATTATGTTTAAGAAAAATTTTGGAATTCCATTTCAAGATTATCTTTTACAAAAGAGAATGGAAAAGGCAAAATTATTACTTTTAACAACTGAACTAAAAAATTATGAAATAGCTGAACAAGTTGGTTTTGAAGATGTAAATTACTTTATAACAAAATTTAAAAAATATTATCAAATTACTCCAAAACAATATAGAGAAACGGTGTTAAAAAATGAAAATGAATAA
- a CDS encoding cytochrome c biogenesis CcdA family protein, with the protein MLNTELFVGAVYVAGLLSFFSPCIFPLLPVYIGMLSTSGKKSIIKTLVFVIGLSTSFVLLGFGAGSIGSFLISKTFRIISGVIVIIFGIIQMEIVKIPFLERTKLVDIKGKEDDSIWGAFLLGFTFSLGWTPCVGPILASILFISSGGGNPYYGALMMFIYVLGLATPFVILSLSSKYVLTKVSTIKKHLGIMKKIGGLLIIIMGILLLTDKLSIFL; encoded by the coding sequence ATGTTAAATACAGAATTATTTGTCGGAGCAGTTTATGTTGCAGGTCTACTTTCTTTCTTTTCACCTTGTATATTTCCATTACTTCCAGTTTACATTGGAATGTTAAGTACAAGTGGTAAGAAATCTATCATAAAAACATTGGTATTTGTAATTGGACTTTCCACAAGTTTTGTTTTACTTGGGTTTGGAGCTGGAAGTATAGGTTCATTTTTGATAAGTAAAACATTTAGAATAATTAGTGGAGTAATAGTTATAATATTTGGAATTATTCAAATGGAAATTGTCAAAATACCATTTTTGGAAAGAACAAAGCTTGTGGATATAAAAGGAAAAGAAGATGATAGTATTTGGGGAGCATTTTTACTAGGTTTCACTTTTAGTTTAGGATGGACACCTTGTGTTGGTCCAATACTTGCTTCAATTCTTTTTATCTCAAGTGGAGGAGGAAATCCTTACTATGGAGCACTTATGATGTTTATCTATGTTTTAGGTTTAGCAACACCTTTTGTCATTCTATCTTTATCTTCAAAGTATGTATTGACAAAAGTTTCAACAATAAAAAAACATTTAGGTATTATGAAAAAAATTGGAGGTTTACTAATAATTATTATGGGAATTTTACTTCTTACTGATAAATTAAGTATATTTTTATAA
- a CDS encoding ABC transporter substrate-binding protein, whose translation MRNKKLGIIGIFVLCLLFLVACNKEKEKMAKPEEKEVVLRLEGGDFGYPNPFRHQNRGPGFFKMELIYDSLLEKDENGLIPWLAKEWEVSEDGKTFTFTLVDGAKWHDGKDLTAEDVAFTVEYFKKHSPVRGGLMLNGEYLMDTVSVDGNKVIIHTVDYTPVALEKIGGMRIIPKHIWEKVDDPEKFSGEGDIVGSGPYKLVAYNSEQGSYKMEKNNEFWGLEPAATAIEWIPVSDKVLAFQNGEIDITIIPVDLLKNFENNKEFKIVKNFGLHNYRLYFNFDKVPVLQDKDIRQAIAYAIDRKELIDKLERGSGLEGSQGYLPPTHPMYNKNLPTYSYNVEKAKELMKGKTFEVELLVGNSPKEVKMAELIKIRLEEIGILVKVVSIDSKARDSKVRDKDYQMAIMKYGGMGADPDMLREIYSSKSKKGELAGYHNEVLDELLSQQSTERDVEKRKELIYKIQEVLAEEIPMLLLYGEVENTVYRPEKYDYWTTRYDHTKLDHPKLSYVIRPKK comes from the coding sequence GTGAGAAATAAAAAGTTAGGTATTATAGGAATTTTTGTTTTATGTTTACTTTTTTTAGTTGCTTGCAATAAAGAAAAAGAAAAAATGGCAAAGCCAGAAGAAAAGGAAGTAGTTCTTAGATTAGAGGGAGGAGATTTTGGCTATCCAAATCCATTTAGACATCAAAATAGAGGACCAGGATTTTTCAAAATGGAGTTAATTTATGATTCATTATTAGAAAAAGATGAGAATGGATTAATTCCTTGGCTAGCAAAAGAATGGGAAGTAAGTGAAGATGGAAAAACTTTTACATTTACTTTGGTAGATGGTGCAAAATGGCATGATGGAAAAGATTTAACAGCAGAAGATGTAGCTTTTACTGTGGAATATTTTAAAAAACATTCACCAGTAAGAGGAGGGCTTATGTTAAATGGAGAGTATTTAATGGATACAGTTTCTGTTGATGGAAATAAAGTTATAATTCACACAGTGGATTATACACCAGTAGCACTCGAAAAAATTGGTGGTATGAGAATAATTCCAAAACATATTTGGGAGAAAGTAGATGACCCAGAAAAATTTTCAGGAGAAGGAGATATTGTAGGTTCAGGACCATATAAATTAGTGGCATATAATTCAGAACAAGGTTCATATAAAATGGAAAAGAATAATGAATTTTGGGGATTAGAACCAGCTGCAACAGCAATAGAATGGATACCAGTCAGTGATAAAGTTTTAGCATTTCAAAATGGAGAAATTGATATTACAATAATTCCTGTTGATTTATTGAAAAATTTTGAAAATAACAAAGAATTTAAAATTGTTAAAAATTTTGGTTTACATAATTATAGATTGTATTTTAATTTTGATAAAGTTCCAGTTTTACAAGATAAAGATATAAGACAAGCAATTGCTTATGCTATTGATAGAAAAGAATTAATTGATAAATTGGAAAGAGGCTCAGGTTTAGAGGGAAGTCAAGGCTACTTACCACCAACTCATCCAATGTATAATAAAAATCTTCCAACTTATTCTTATAATGTAGAAAAAGCAAAAGAGCTTATGAAAGGTAAAACTTTTGAAGTGGAACTATTGGTAGGAAATAGTCCTAAGGAAGTAAAAATGGCAGAACTTATAAAAATAAGACTAGAAGAAATTGGAATTTTAGTAAAAGTAGTAAGTATTGATAGTAAAGCAAGAGATAGCAAAGTAAGAGATAAAGATTATCAAATGGCAATTATGAAGTATGGAGGAATGGGAGCAGATCCAGATATGTTAAGAGAAATATATTCATCTAAATCAAAAAAAGGAGAATTAGCAGGCTATCATAATGAGGTCTTAGATGAATTATTATCTCAACAATCAACAGAAAGAGATGTTGAAAAAAGAAAAGAATTGATATACAAAATTCAAGAAGTTTTAGCAGAAGAAATTCCAATGCTTTTATTATATGGAGAAGTTGAAAATACAGTTTACAGACCAGAAAAATATGATTATTGGACAACTAGATATGACCATACTAAACTAGATCATCCTAAATTATCATATGTAATAAGACCAAAGAAATGA
- a CDS encoding sensor histidine kinase, which yields MKMNNKPLNIKIGFYFLITNLVLVLLLGSIFYFSSSSLLIQKEISAKTEAIEKSGNYIELYMNKLTTLSQVISHDKGVYDYLKNKDESEKNRILNMIDNTLSTDPYIKSIILIRKDGAVISNEKNVNMEVSSDMMKEEWYVNSLMNPMPVLNPLRKQNFSLDGMDDWVISVSREIADTNGENLGVLLIDVKYQALHEYLQNQETGKNSDIVILDEDDRIVYYKEIPYDISQEKYLKNLKNIEEGYNRKENTVTVKYPIKNTHWTLIEISYMQEIESLKNHFFEMIVISCLASLLITVLISISVLRRITKPIKELEQHMNNFNNDLSKINLKGDVSIEILSLQNHFNEMIDKIKYLREYEINALYSQINPHFLYNTLDTIIWMAEFQDTEKVISITKALSNFFRISLSNGKEKIPLKEEINHIKEYLYIQKQRYEDKLEYKILIQEELENIEVPKIILQPFVENAIYHGIKNLDTTGIISIYSQIVENKIELIIEDNGIGFEAAKKQALMKMGGVGIKNVNKRIQYYYGEEYGAKMDSSFKTGARIIITLPYK from the coding sequence ATGAAAATGAATAATAAACCATTAAACATAAAGATAGGATTTTATTTTTTAATTACCAATTTAGTTCTAGTTTTACTTTTAGGAAGTATATTTTATTTCAGTTCAAGTAGTCTTTTAATACAGAAAGAAATTTCAGCTAAGACAGAAGCTATTGAAAAAAGTGGGAATTATATTGAGTTGTATATGAACAAATTAACAACATTAAGTCAGGTAATTTCACATGATAAAGGAGTATATGACTATCTAAAAAATAAAGATGAAAGTGAAAAAAATAGAATTTTAAATATGATAGATAATACACTTTCCACAGATCCTTATATAAAATCTATTATTTTGATAAGAAAAGATGGAGCAGTTATTTCTAATGAAAAAAATGTAAATATGGAAGTTTCTAGTGATATGATGAAAGAGGAATGGTATGTAAATTCTTTAATGAACCCTATGCCTGTATTAAATCCACTTAGAAAACAAAATTTCTCACTTGATGGAATGGACGATTGGGTTATTTCCGTCAGTAGAGAAATTGCAGATACTAATGGAGAAAATTTAGGTGTATTGTTGATAGATGTAAAATACCAAGCACTTCATGAGTATCTTCAAAATCAAGAAACTGGAAAGAACAGTGATATTGTTATTTTAGATGAGGACGATAGAATAGTTTACTATAAAGAAATCCCTTATGATATCTCTCAAGAAAAATATCTAAAAAATTTAAAAAATATTGAAGAGGGATATAACAGAAAAGAAAATACAGTTACAGTAAAATATCCTATTAAAAATACTCATTGGACATTGATTGAAATTTCTTATATGCAAGAAATTGAGAGTTTAAAAAATCATTTTTTTGAAATGATAGTTATAAGTTGTTTAGCTTCTCTTTTAATTACAGTTTTAATAAGTATCAGTGTATTGAGAAGAATTACAAAACCAATTAAAGAGTTAGAGCAACATATGAATAATTTTAATAATGATTTATCAAAAATAAATTTAAAAGGTGATGTAAGTATTGAAATTTTAAGTTTACAAAACCATTTTAATGAAATGATAGATAAGATTAAATATTTAAGAGAATATGAAATTAATGCACTTTACAGTCAAATTAATCCACATTTTTTATATAATACTTTGGATACTATAATTTGGATGGCAGAATTTCAGGATACTGAAAAAGTTATTTCTATTACGAAGGCTCTGTCTAACTTTTTTAGAATTTCTTTAAGTAATGGGAAAGAAAAAATTCCTTTAAAGGAAGAAATAAATCATATAAAAGAATATCTATATATACAAAAGCAAAGATATGAAGATAAATTAGAATATAAAATTTTAATACAAGAGGAATTAGAAAACATAGAGGTACCTAAGATTATATTGCAACCTTTTGTAGAAAATGCAATTTATCATGGTATTAAAAATTTAGATACAACAGGAATAATTTCTATATATTCTCAAATAGTAGAGAATAAGATAGAATTAATAATAGAGGATAATGGTATTGGATTTGAAGCAGCTAAAAAACAAGCACTTATGAAAATGGGTGGTGTTGGAATTAAAAATGTAAATAAGAGAATTCAGTATTATTATGGAGAAGAATATGGAGCAAAAATGGATAGTTCCTTTAAAACAGGAGCTAGAATCATAATAACCCTACCTTATAAATAG
- a CDS encoding ABC transporter permease codes for MKKKYIVLFFILLTIHFILPRIMKADPFVFLSSDGTEVASYTEEEILKYKQYYGLDMPLWRQYLNYLLGIFTGNLGYSIYFKEKVITLIFSRLVWTAGIVVFSLCISSVFGLFLGSFSAWNYQRKIDTILYQGMVIISEIPSFLIANMILMFFIIKWKILPTAGGITPFIKIEFSWSFILDIIKHAILPSLTLTFLRLPDFYFISRSAMLQQIQKKYVETAQAKSLGDIYILMRHCLPNAINPIMTRFLLSIQTMFNATLIVENVFKYPGIGKLIRDAVFYRDYLLLQGIFLVITIFILSISLLGENFYQAIEKRKEL; via the coding sequence ATGAAAAAGAAATATATAGTTTTATTTTTTATATTATTAACAATACATTTTATACTGCCTCGTATAATGAAAGCTGACCCTTTTGTATTTTTATCTTCAGATGGGACAGAGGTTGCAAGTTATACAGAAGAAGAAATTTTAAAATATAAACAATATTATGGTTTAGATATGCCATTATGGAGGCAGTATTTGAATTATCTTTTAGGTATTTTTACAGGAAATTTAGGATATAGCATTTACTTTAAAGAAAAAGTAATAACTTTAATATTTAGTCGTTTAGTATGGACAGCAGGAATAGTAGTTTTTTCATTATGTATTAGTTCAGTTTTTGGCTTATTTTTGGGAAGTTTTTCTGCATGGAATTATCAAAGAAAAATAGATACAATCCTTTATCAAGGAATGGTTATCATATCTGAAATTCCAAGTTTTTTGATTGCAAATATGATATTGATGTTTTTTATCATAAAATGGAAAATTTTACCAACAGCTGGGGGAATAACTCCATTTATAAAAATTGAATTTTCTTGGAGTTTTATTTTAGATATTATAAAACATGCAATTTTACCAAGTTTAACCTTAACTTTTTTAAGACTTCCAGATTTTTATTTTATCAGCAGAAGTGCTATGCTTCAACAAATTCAAAAAAAATATGTGGAAACGGCTCAAGCAAAATCATTGGGAGATATTTATATCTTGATGAGGCATTGTTTACCTAATGCAATAAATCCGATAATGACTAGATTTTTACTTAGTATACAGACAATGTTTAATGCAACATTGATAGTAGAAAATGTGTTTAAATATCCAGGAATTGGTAAATTAATAAGAGATGCTGTTTTTTATAGAGATTATTTATTATTACAGGGAATTTTTTTAGTTATCACAATTTTTATTTTAAGTATAAGCCTTTTAGGTGAAAATTTTTATCAAGCAATAGAAAAGAGGAAAGAATTATGA
- a CDS encoding redoxin family protein — protein MKVLKKLFLGIMMLLMGTVAFGAEMDLSKVTLKDVNGMSYSFGKDGKPTYVKFWASWCPICLSGLEDIDNLSKEKKEFEVVTVVSPGLVGEKKTEDFKKWYKSLEYKNIKVLLDEKGELSKMLNVRVYPTSVVVNKAGKAEKVLPGHLEKAEIKKLFSSKMMMDDKGMKDTMMKDNHMMNDGKMKDDKMSMEKKTSM, from the coding sequence ATGAAAGTGCTAAAAAAATTGTTTTTAGGAATTATGATGTTACTAATGGGAACAGTAGCTTTTGGGGCAGAGATGGATTTGTCAAAAGTTACCTTAAAAGATGTGAATGGAATGAGCTATTCTTTTGGAAAAGATGGAAAACCAACTTATGTTAAGTTTTGGGCTTCTTGGTGTCCAATTTGTCTTTCTGGATTAGAAGATATAGATAATCTTAGCAAAGAAAAGAAAGAATTTGAAGTTGTTACTGTAGTTTCTCCTGGGCTAGTTGGGGAAAAGAAAACAGAAGATTTTAAAAAATGGTATAAATCTTTGGAGTATAAGAATATAAAAGTTTTATTAGATGAAAAAGGAGAATTATCAAAGATGTTAAATGTTCGTGTTTATCCAACTTCTGTTGTTGTAAATAAAGCTGGGAAAGCTGAAAAAGTCCTTCCAGGTCATTTAGAAAAAGCAGAAATAAAAAAATTATTTTCTTCTAAAATGATGATGGATGACAAAGGAATGAAAGACACTATGATGAAAGATAATCATATGATGAACGATGGAAAGATGAAAGATGATAAAATGAGTATGGAAAAAAAAACATCAATGTAA
- the msrB gene encoding peptide-methionine (R)-S-oxide reductase MsrB, whose translation MYLAGGCFWGVEAYMEKIYGVIDATSGYANGKTKNPKYQDLHTSGHAETVHVRYDASKVSLSTLLKYYFKIIDPTSVNKQGNDRGSQYRTGIYYVNQNDKSVIQDEIKEQQKKYSQKIVVEVLPLKEYYLAEEYHQDYLKKNPNGYCHIDLSKADDIIVDEKKYPKLSEKELKMKLNSKQYEVTQNGDTERAFQNDYWDFFDKGIYVDITTGEPLFSSTDKYASQCGWPSFVKPIVPEVVTYHNDTSFNMIRTEVRSRSGKAHLGHVFDDGPKDRGGKRYCINSAAIQFIPYAEIEAKGYGYLLPLVK comes from the coding sequence ATATATTTAGCAGGAGGCTGTTTTTGGGGTGTAGAAGCATATATGGAAAAAATCTATGGTGTAATAGATGCAACTTCTGGATATGCAAATGGAAAAACTAAAAATCCTAAATATCAAGATTTACATACTTCAGGACATGCTGAAACAGTCCATGTTAGATATGATGCAAGTAAGGTCAGTCTTTCAACTTTATTAAAGTATTATTTTAAAATTATTGATCCAACAAGTGTAAATAAACAAGGAAATGACAGAGGTTCACAATATAGAACAGGAATTTATTATGTAAATCAAAATGATAAATCTGTTATTCAAGATGAAATAAAAGAACAACAAAAAAAATATTCTCAAAAAATTGTAGTGGAAGTTTTACCTTTAAAAGAATATTATTTAGCAGAAGAATATCATCAAGATTATTTGAAAAAAAATCCTAATGGTTATTGTCATATTGATTTATCAAAAGCAGATGATATAATAGTGGATGAAAAAAAATATCCAAAATTATCTGAAAAAGAATTAAAAATGAAATTAAATTCAAAACAATATGAAGTAACACAAAATGGGGATACAGAAAGAGCATTTCAAAATGATTATTGGGATTTTTTCGACAAAGGGATTTATGTTGATATAACAACAGGAGAACCATTATTTTCTTCAACTGACAAATATGCTTCTCAATGTGGATGGCCTAGTTTTGTAAAACCTATTGTTCCAGAAGTTGTAACTTACCATAATGACACTAGTTTCAATATGATAAGAACAGAAGTAAGAAGCAGAAGTGGAAAAGCACATTTAGGACATGTATTTGATGATGGACCAAAAGATAGAGGGGGAAAAAGATATTGTATTAATAGTGCAGCAATACAATTTATTCCTTATGCAGAAATAGAAGCAAAAGGTTATGGATATTTATTACCACTTGTAAAATAA
- a CDS encoding AlbA family DNA-binding domain-containing protein codes for MTIEEMKNLIQNGEKIDVEFKESKEALIKDIFDSVCSFNNRNGGHIFLGVSDKKEIIGVNKNKIDKIIKEFTTSINNPQKIYPPLYLVPLVVEIDEKIIVYIRVPKGYQVCRHNGKIWDRSYEGDINITDNSELVYKMYARKQSSYFVNKVYPNLKIDFLDINIIEKVRKMAILRNQNHTWKNLNDEELLRSANLILIDPETNKEGITLAAILLFGKDNSIMSVLPQHKTDAIFRVENKDRYDDRDVIITNLIDSYDRLISFGQKHLNDLFVLDGIINVNARDRILREIISNTLAHRDYSSGFPAKMIIDDEKIIIENSNLAHGIGELDLQKFEPFPKNPPISKVFREIGLADELGSGMRNTYKYTQLYSGMKPIFEEGNIFRTIIPLKEIATEKVGGENVPRNVPRNVSRNVPQKSIEEMKEIMKEIIKKNNRVSRKYLAEILGVSEKTITRYIKEIPNLFYIGKGKNGYWKLDEE; via the coding sequence ATGACAATAGAAGAAATGAAAAATCTAATTCAAAATGGTGAAAAAATAGATGTTGAATTTAAAGAGTCAAAAGAGGCTTTAATCAAAGATATATTTGATTCTGTATGTTCTTTCAATAATAGAAATGGAGGACATATTTTTCTTGGTGTTAGTGATAAAAAGGAAATAATTGGAGTAAATAAAAATAAAATTGATAAAATTATTAAAGAGTTTACAACTTCAATTAATAATCCACAAAAAATATATCCTCCACTATATTTAGTGCCACTTGTTGTTGAAATAGATGAAAAAATTATTGTCTATATAAGAGTACCTAAGGGTTACCAAGTATGTAGACATAATGGGAAAATATGGGATAGATCTTATGAAGGAGATATAAATATTACAGATAATTCAGAGCTTGTTTATAAGATGTATGCAAGAAAACAAAGTAGTTATTTTGTGAATAAAGTTTATCCTAATTTAAAAATAGATTTTTTAGATATAAATATTATTGAAAAAGTAAGAAAAATGGCAATTTTAAGAAATCAAAATCATACTTGGAAAAACTTAAATGATGAGGAATTACTTAGAAGTGCTAACTTAATTTTGATTGACCCTGAAACAAATAAAGAAGGAATTACATTAGCAGCGATTCTCTTATTTGGAAAGGATAATTCTATTATGTCTGTACTCCCACAACATAAAACAGATGCTATATTTAGAGTGGAAAATAAAGATAGATATGATGATAGAGATGTTATTATTACAAATTTGATTGATAGTTATGATAGATTAATCAGTTTTGGTCAAAAGCACTTAAATGATTTATTTGTACTAGATGGTATTATAAATGTGAATGCAAGAGATAGAATTTTAAGAGAAATTATATCAAATACATTAGCTCATAGAGATTATTCAAGTGGATTCCCTGCCAAGATGATTATTGATGATGAAAAAATAATCATTGAAAATAGTAATTTGGCTCATGGTATAGGAGAATTAGATTTACAAAAATTTGAACCTTTTCCTAAAAATCCACCAATATCTAAAGTTTTTAGAGAAATAGGTCTTGCTGATGAACTTGGTTCTGGTATGAGGAATACATATAAATATACTCAGCTATATTCAGGTATGAAGCCAATATTTGAAGAGGGAAATATATTTAGGACAATTATTCCTCTTAAAGAAATTGCAACTGAAAAAGTTGGTGGAGAAAATGTCCCTCGAAATGTCCCTCGAAATGTCTCTCGAAATGTCCCTCAAAAATCAATAGAGGAAATGAAGGAAATAATGAAAGAAATAATAAAGAAAAATAATAGAGTAAGTCGTAAATATTTAGCTGAAATATTAGGAGTAAGTGAAAAGACTATTACAAGATATATAAAAGAAATCCCTAATTTATTCTATATTGGAAAAGGAAAAAATGGATATTGGAAATTAGATGAGGAATAA